From the Thermodesulfobacteriota bacterium genome, the window CCGGCCTGCACGGGTGCGTTGGAGGGGGCCCGGGATTCCCGGGCCCCTTTCCGCCCCGGTATTCCGAAATTCCGCAAAGTGGTATATTTCCCCCAGGATTCCTGCCGCGTCCGCCCGCCGTCCATCGGGGGATGACATGCGGTTCTCCATCGGCCCCCGGGCCCTCCACGCGATGTTCCTCGAGGAAATTTCCCTTATTCGGGTTTCACCGTTTTTCTGCGGCACGGCGGGCGTCGGACGGAAACCCATCGGACGGATCTGATCAGGAGGATATTCCGATGCATCGGGGGAACGGCCATCTTCGGAATTTCCGCATCGTCTGCATCGCGTGCGCCGCGTGCCTCTTCTGCTGCGGCGGAGGGGGTGGCGGCGTGGACGTGACTCCGCCCACAACCAACCTCGATTTCGTCCTGGGCCCCACAAGGGGGCCGACGCCCCCGCTGACGGTCACGTCGGGCGGTTCGAGCTTCACGCTGGCATCGAACCCCCCGGTGCAGGAGATGCCGCTGATCCGGGGGACCTGGGATACGGAAACGTTGAATGCGACCGTCACGGGCGATCCCGACAACGTAATCCTCTGGGCGGATACCACCGGGCCGGCGGGACAGCCGCTGTTCGGCAGCCTGTCGGTCGTCGCGAGTCGGACGGTACGGTGGAACGGGGGCGACGACCCGACCGCGGGGGAGTACACGGTCACGTCCCGGGACGCCGCCTTCCCGGGGAGGGTCCGCGCACGGGTCTCCCTGCAGGGCGCGACCGCGGGCGTGACGGCGGAGTACGACGCGGGCGGCGACGGGATTTACGAGGAATCCGCTTTCACCCCCTGGGCGGGTTTCGGCGATCTCTGGGCGGATGGCGCCGCACCGCTCTATCAGCGGGTATCGTCGTACGTGTTCTTCACCAGGGACGTGCTCTTTTCCGCAATGGACTTCTCCATCCAGGCGACCCTCTTCGTCGAGGATCTCCGGGGCGCCCTCCTGGCCGCAGGGAGCGACAACGCGGTCGCGGTGTCCGGAGTCTGCGCTCCGTTGTCCGGCGTCGCCGGCCAGCCGGGAACCTTTACCCTCGCCTGGACCGACGTGAACGGGAACGGGCAGATCGATTACGACCTTTCCGGCGCCGGGCTTTGGGACACGTTCACGTTCACGATCTCCCAATGCTGGATCGACGACCCGGCCGACCCGGAGGATTTCCTGCTGGACGGAGCGCTGCGGTTCGCCTACTACGAGCGGAACCTCCAGTGGAGCCCCGTGTTCGACAACCTCGTCGTGACCCGGACCTTGAACGGGGCCGTTGTACCGGACGCGACGGCGACGTACAACGGCGGTTTCTCCGTGTTCATGACCATCCCGGCGGGACCCCCTTAAAGTCGCGCGACGCGGCAGAACGACCCATTCCGTGGGGGGGACGTTGTGTTCCCCCCCCCGCATCCCCGATAATGAATGCATCGATATGCCGGGACGAATCCTCTTCATAGACGACGATGCCGCCGGCCGCGAGGTCGCGCTCTTCAACCTGCGCAAGTCCGGGTACGAGGTGACGTCCGCCGGGGACGGCCGCGAGGGGCTCGCCGCGTTCGCGGCCGCGCCCTTCGACCTCGTGATCACCGACCTGAAGATGCCCGGGATCTCGGGGATGGAGGTCCTGAAGAAGGTCCGCGAACAGGCGCCCGACGTTCCGGTCCTCGTCATCACCGCCTTCGGTAACGTCGAGACGGCGGTGAGCGCGATGAAGGAGGGGGCGTACGACTTCATCGGCAAGCCGTTCCATCGCGACCAGCTCCTCCTGTCCGTGAGCAAGGCGCTGGACCGGCGCCGGCTCGCCGTCGAGGTGCGGGACCTGCGGATCCGCGCCGCCGGGGTGGAGCGGGAGATCGTCCTTGCGTCCGCGGCCATGCGCGCCGTCATGGAAATGGCCGACCGCGTCGCCCGAACGGACGCGACCGTGCTGATCACGGGGGAGAGCGGGACCGGGAAGGAGATGATCGCCCGGAGGGTCCACGCCCGGTCGAACCGGGCGGAAGGGCCCTTCGTCGAAGTCAACTGCGCGGCGATTCCCGCCGAACTGCTCGAATCGGAGCTGTTCGGCCACGTCCGGGGCGCCTTCACGGGAGCCGTGCGCGACCGGGCAGGGCGCTTCCGACAGGCGTCCGGCGGGACGTTGTTTCTCGACGAGGTGGCCGAGATCCCCGCGGCGCTCCAGGGGAAGCTGCTGCGCGCGCTCCAGGAGAAAGCGGTGGACGCGGTCGGGTCCGACGCCTCCGCGCCCGTGGACGTGCGGATCGTCGCGGCGACGAACCGCGATCTCCCCGGCCGGATCCGGGAAGGGGCTTTCCGGGAGGACCTGTATTACCGTCTGAACGTCGTGGGGATGCATGTCCCCCCGCTGCGGGAGCGCCCCGAGGACATCCCCCCCCTCGCGATGCGCTTCGTGTCCGAGTTCGCCGCGGGGCGGGAGATCTCCATTCCGCCCGCCGTGATGGAGGAGCTTTCGCGCCGGCCGTGGCGCGGCAACGTCCGGGAGCTGAAGAACGCCTGCGAGCGTCTGGTCGTGCTGTGCCGGGGTAACGAGGTTTCCCTCGAGGACCTCCCTCCATCCCCGCGCGCGGCGGGGGAGCGGGCCTCCGAGGAAACGGCAGGGATCTTTCCGGCGCTGCCCCCGGAGGGGCTGTCGCTTGTCGACCTCGAGCGGCGCGTCATCGAGCAGGCCCTTCGCCTGAAAGGGGGCAACATCACGCAGGCGGCCGCGTACCTCCGAATCCCGCGGCACATCCTGGTGTACCGTCTCGAGAAGTACGGGATCCGGCGCGATGGATGAACTCCGGCCGCTCTTCACGCGCAGGATGCTG encodes:
- a CDS encoding sigma-54 dependent transcriptional regulator, with the translated sequence MPGRILFIDDDAAGREVALFNLRKSGYEVTSAGDGREGLAAFAAAPFDLVITDLKMPGISGMEVLKKVREQAPDVPVLVITAFGNVETAVSAMKEGAYDFIGKPFHRDQLLLSVSKALDRRRLAVEVRDLRIRAAGVEREIVLASAAMRAVMEMADRVARTDATVLITGESGTGKEMIARRVHARSNRAEGPFVEVNCAAIPAELLESELFGHVRGAFTGAVRDRAGRFRQASGGTLFLDEVAEIPAALQGKLLRALQEKAVDAVGSDASAPVDVRIVAATNRDLPGRIREGAFREDLYYRLNVVGMHVPPLRERPEDIPPLAMRFVSEFAAGREISIPPAVMEELSRRPWRGNVRELKNACERLVVLCRGNEVSLEDLPPSPRAAGERASEETAGIFPALPPEGLSLVDLERRVIEQALRLKGGNITQAAAYLRIPRHILVYRLEKYGIRRDG